In Microbacterium sp. No. 7, the genomic window GCGAGCGGGAGCGCCGCGGGATGGACGGCGGCGACGATCTCGGTGAGCACGCGCCGGGTCTGCGTCTCGCCCACCCAGAGGTGCTTGCCGCCCGCGACCGCGATGAGCGTGGCGCCGGGGACCGACGCGAACCGCTCCCTCGCCTCGTCGGGGCGCAGATAGTCGTCGAGCTCGGGGATGACCGCGATGAGACGCCGCGGGTCGTCGGCCCAGGCCGCGACCTCCTCCGCGGAGGCGCGGTGCAGCGGCGGCGACAGCAGGATCGCCCCGGTGACGGGGTGCTCGCGGCCGTACTTGAGCGCCAGCTCGGTGCCGAACGACCATCCCACGAGCCAGGGGTCCGGCAGGTCGCGCTCGCGCACGAGGTCCATGGCGGCCTCGACGTCGAGCCGCTCCGCGTGCCCGCCGTCGAACGTCCCCTCGCTGGTGCCCCGCGGCGACGTCGTGCCGCGGGTGTTGAAGCGCAGCACGGCGAGGTCCGCGAGCGCCGGCAGGCGGCCCGCCGCCTTGCGCAGGATGTGCGAGTCCATGAACCCGCCGGCCGTCGGCAGCGGGTGCAGCGTCACGAGGGTCGCGACGGGCGTGCGGTCGGCGGGCACGGCGAGCTCGCCGACGAGCGTGAGGCCGTCGCGCGTGCGCAGCTCGACCTCCTCGCGTCGCGCGGGGAGCAGCATCGGTCCGCGAATCTCCACGTCAGCCCACCTTCCAGCACGCACCGTGCCAGTGTCGTCGCGCCGCGAGGTCCGCGGCGTCTCCCAGCACCCCGTCGGCGCGCCACGCGACGACGTGTGCGACGCCCGGCGCGATCTCGCGACCGCAGCCCGGGCACGTGTACGCCTTCTGCGCCTGCGCCGCGCTCACGGGCTGCACCGTCCACTCCTGGCCGCGGCGGGTCTCCGTGCGCTTCCAGCCGCTCAGGAGCCGCTCGAACGAGTCGTCGGCGCGCTCGGGACGACGACGGTGAGACCGCGGCATGGGGTCAGTACCAGCCGTAGCTCTCGGAATGGCCCCACGCGCCGCACGGCGTGCCGTAGCGGTCGCCGATGTATCCGAGGCCCCAGCTGATCTGCGTGGCCGGGTTGGTCTCCCAGTCCGCTCCCGCCGACGCCATCTTCTCCGCGGGCAGCGACTGGGGGATGCCGTAGGCGCCGCTCGACGCGTTGTACGCGTTCACGCGCCAGCCCGACTCCCGGTTCCACAGCGCGACCAGGCAGGAGAACTCGTCGTCGCCCCACCCGCGCGAGAGCACCATGTCGTACGCGATGGCCTGCGCCGACCCGGGGTCGGGGGCGACGAAGGGCGGCGCCCAGCTCGACTCCCCCGAGTCCGACGAGCCGGAGGAATCCGATGACGACGATGACGACGAGGAGGAGGCCGGTGCGGGCGTGGGCGTGGGGGTCGGGGTGGGGATCAGCTCGACGGTGTAGGTGATGTCGCCGCGGCCCAGATCGCCGACCTCGGTGTGGCGCGAGCCGGTCTGATAGGACTGCGCGTCCTTCAGCGTCGCGACGTAGAGCGTGACCGGCGCGGCGACGGCCTCCTCCGGCGTCCCGATGATGCCGCTCATCGGTCCGATGTAGGCCACGCTCAGCCCCGCGACGGCGAGCAGCGCCAGGGTGCTCTTGACGCCGCGACCACGCGAACGGCGGCGAGCCGGGGGCTGCGCACGCTTCGCCAGGGCGCGGGAGGTCGGCGATGTCTGCTGCAGGTCGGAGGTCACAGTGCCCCCGATTCTACCCGTCTCACGCTCCGGCCGCAGATCACTCTCATCGCACTGCCAGCATGATCTCGATGAGGGCGTCGAGCACCGCGTCGACCTGCGCCTCGTCGTAGCCGCGGCGCTGCATGCGGAACGCGACGGTGCGCACCTGCTCGACGGTGAGCGGCGCGCCGGTCTCCAGATAGGCGGCGATGCGATCGGCGACGATGTCGACCTCGTCGACGCGATAGCCGTAGCGGAGGAGCCCCGCGCGCCGGAAGCGCGCGCCCTCCGGGCGGCTCATCCGGTCGAGGATCTCCTGTCCGATCCCGCGCGAGCGCGCGACCCACGGGCGGGCGCCCGCGCGGGCGAGCGCCTCCTCGCGCTCGCGCGCGGCGAACGCCTCCTCGATGCGGGTGAGCGCCATGTCGACGGCGTCGACGCTGTATCCGCCGCGGACGAGCGGAAAGCCGACGGCGCGCACCGCGGCCGCGTCGACCTCGCGGCGCGCCTCGTCGCCCTCGTCCGCCTCGAACGACGCGCGGGCGCGCTCGAGGTACGCGTCGACGGCCGCGGGGTCGTAGCCTCGTCCGCGCTCGTCGCGGGGGAACAGCGAGGAGCCGCTCATGCGACCGTCAGGGGGTACAGCACGATGTAGAGGGCGAGCGCGGCGGGCATAGACAGCAGCAGCGAGTCGAGGCGGTCGAGCACGCCGCCGTGGCCGGGAAGCCACGAGCTCATGTCCTTGATGCCGAGGTCGCGCTTGATCATCGACTCGCCGAGGTCGCCGATCGTCGCCGAGGCCAGGATCGCCGCGCCGACGATGGGGCCCGTCCACCACGGCAGGTGCAGCAGCAGCGCCGCCATCGCCGTCGCGACGGCGATGCTCGCGATCGCCGCACCGGCGAAGCCCTCCCAGGTCTTCTTGGGGCTGATGCGCGGCGCCATCGGGTGCTTGCCGAACATCACGCCGCTCGCGTAGGCGCCCGTGTCGGTCGCGACGGCGACGGAGATGATCGTGAGCAGCCAGAGCTCGCCGTGCTCCTGGCGCAGCAGCACGAGCGCGAGCGACCCCATGAACGTGACGTAGATCTGCACGAACCCGGCGACCAGCACGTCGGCGATCACGTCGGCGTAGCGCCGCCCGTCGTGCGAGGCCATCTGCACGATCAGGCGCCAGACGACCACGAACGTGACGACCGCGAACGTGATGACCCACGCGGTGTCGGCGGCCAGGAAGTAGGCGGTGAGCAGCAGGGCGAGCGCCGCGACGAGCTGGGGCACGATGTCGACGCGGCGGCCGCTGGCCTGCAGCGCCCGCGAGAACTCGAAGATCCCGAGCAGGCAGACCGGGACGACGAAGAGCAGGAAGAGCTCCTTGATGAAGATCAGCGAGGCGATGACGATGATGCCGATCGCCAGCCCGATCGCGATCGCCATCAGCAGATTGCGGCCGCTGCGCTCGTTGATGCGCTCGTTGACGTGCTCGAAGTCGGCGCGCGCGCGCTCGATCTGGTGCTCGATCTCGCTGCGCACGGCGCGGACGTGCCCGGGCAGGTCGATGTGCGCCGTTGCGTCGTCGTGCTTTCCGTCGTCCGGCGACGCGTCGTCGGCGCGCGAGGCGTCCGGATCGGAGGAGTCGGAAGTCACGCCTCAGACCTCGAGGAGCTCTGCCTCTTTGCGCTTGAGCGCCTCGTCGATCGCGTCGACGTGGGTGCGCGTCAGGGCATCGAGTTCCTTCTCGGCACGGGCGATGTCGTCGTCGCTGACCTCGCCCGTGAGCGCGTCGAGCTCGTCCTTGACCTTGCGCCGGATGCCGCGCAGGTGCACCTTGTGGTCCTCGCCCTTCGAGCGGACGAGCTTCACGTACTCCTTGCGCCGCTCGGCGGTCAGCTCGGGCATGGTCACGCGCACGAGCGCGCCGTCGTTCGTCGGGTTGGCGCCCAGGTTGGGCATGTCGCGGATGGCGTCCTCGATCGCCTTCAGCGCCGACTTGTCGTAGGGCGTGATGACGACGGTGCGGGCCTCGGGGTTCCCCACCGAGGCGAGCTGGGCGAGCGGCGTCGGCGAGCCGTAGTAGTCCACCAGGACCCGCTGGAACAGCTGCGGGTTCGCACGGCCGGTGCGCACGGTCGCGAAGTCCTCCTTCGCCGACTCGACGGCACGGTCCATACGGGCGGCGGCTTCGGTCAGAACGTCCGCGATCACGGGTGCTCCTTTGTCGTGGTGATACGTCTGAACAGTCTATCGGCGGGCACGGCTCAGACGCTGACGAGCGTGCCGATCGTCTCGCCGAGCAGGGCCTTCGTCACGTTGCCCGCGGGCTCCATGCCGAACACGCGCATGTCGATGCCGTTGTCCATGCAGAGGCTGAACGCGGTCGAGTCGACGACCTTCAGCCCGCGCTGCAGGGCGTCGATGTAGGTGATCGCGTCGATGCGCTGCGCGGACGCGTCGCGCTTGGGGTCGGCCGTGTAGACGCCGTCCACGCCGTTCTTGGCCACCAGCACCTCGTCGGCGCGGATCTCGAGGGCGCGCTGGGCGGCGACGGTGTCGGTGGAGAAGTACGGAAGGCCGGCGCCGGCGCCGAAGATCACGACGCGGCCCTTCTGCATGTGGCGCACGGCGCGGAGCGGGATGTAGGGCTCGGCGACCTGGGTCATCGAGATCGCCGACTGCACGCGCGTCGCGGCACCGGCCTGCTCGAGGAAGTCCTGCAAGGCGAGGGCGTTCATGACCGTGCCGAGCATGCCCATGTAGTCGGCGCGGCCGCGGTCCATGCCGCGCTGGCTGAGCTCGGCCCCGCGGAAGAAGTTGCCGCCGCCGACGACGACCGCGATCTCGACGCGCCCGACGGCGGCGGCGATCTCGCGTGCGATCTGGCTGACGACATCGGGGTTGACGCCCAGCTGTCCCCCGCCGAAGGCCTCTCCGGAGAGCTTGAGCAGGACGCGTCGGCGGTCGGTGCGTTCGTTGGTCACAGTCGGTTCCTCTCGTGGCGTGTGCCGATTATCTCAGCGCGCGGGCGGATCGCCGTACGCATGCGAAAGGGGCCCGCATCCTGCGGATGCGAGCCCCTCTCACGTGTCAGGCTCCGACCTTGAAGCGGGCGAAGTCGGTGATGGAGATGCCGGCGTCCTTCGCGACCTGCGCGACCGACAGCTTGTTGTCCTTCGCGTAGTCCTGCTCGAGCAGCGCGACCTGCTTGAAGAACGCGCCCACGCGACCCTCGACGATCTTCGGGAGGGCGGCCTCGGGCTTGCCCTCGTTGCGCGAGATCTCGGTGACGATCTCGCGCTCCTTCTCGACCTCGGCCGCGGGGACGTCCTCGCGCGAGAGGTACGACGGGTTGGCGAACGAGATGTGCTGGGCGATCGAGCGCGCCGTCTCGGCGTCCGAGCCGCTGTAGGCCACGACGACGCCGATCTGCGGGGGCAGGTCCTTGCTGGTCTTGTGCAGGTAGACCTCGAACGCGTCGCCCGACAGCGTGCGCACGCGACGCAGCTCGACCTTCTCGCCGATGATCGCGGCCTCCTCCGAGATCAGCGTCTCGACGGTCTTGCCGTCGGCGTCGGCGGCCAGCGCGGCCTCGACCGAGTCGGCGCCCACGGCGGCGGCGGCGGCGAGCACCTGGTCGGCCAGTGCGATGAAGCGCTCGTTCTTCGCGACGAAGTCGGTCTCGGTGTTCAGCTCGATGAGAGTGACCTTGCCGCCCTGCTCGGTCGCGGCGACGAGGCCCTCGCTCGTCGAGCGGTCGGCGCGCTTCGCGTTGCCCTTCGCGCCCTTGAGACGGAGGATCTCCACGGCCTTCTCGAGGTCGCCGTCGGCCTCCTCGAGCGCCTTCTTCGTGTCGACCATGCCCGTGCCGAGCTGCTCGCGCAGCGCCTTGATGTCGGCGATGGTGAAGTTTGCCATGAGTGGCGGCTCCTTGATTGGTATCGAGGTTGGTGTCGATGGCTCCGGCATCCACGCGTGCGCGATGGATGCCGGAGCCGCAGATCGATGGGAAGGGTTACTCGGCGGCGGGCGCCTCGGCAGCGGCCTCGGCCGGCGCCTCCGCCTCGGCGGCGGGGGCCGTCTCGGCGGCGGCCTCGGCGGGCGCCGTCTCGGCGGGCGCCTCGGTGCCGCCCTGCTCGAGCAGCTCGCGCTCCCACTCGGCCAGGGGCTCGGCCGCCTCGGCCTCGCCGGCCGGCTGGTGACGCTGGATCAGGCCCTCGGCCGCGGCGTCGGCGACGATGCGCGTGAGCAGGCCCACCGAGCGGATCGCGTCGTCGTTGCCCGGGATCGGGTACTGGAACTCGTCGGGGTCGGCGTTGGTGTCGAGGATGCCGATCACGGGGATGCCGAGCTTCTTGGCCTCGTCGATCGCGAGGTGCTCGCGCTTGGCGTCGACGACCCAGATCGCCGAGGGGGTCTTCTGCAGGTTGCGGATGCCGCCGAGCGACTTGTGCAGCTTGTCGAGCTCGCGCTTCTTGAGCAGCAGCTCCTTCTTGGTGAAGCCGCTCTCGGCGGGGTTGTCGAAGTCGAGCTCCTCGAGCTCCTTCATGCGCGCGAGGCGCTTGCTGACCGTCGAGAAGTTGGTGAGGAGGCCGCCCAGCCAGCGCTGGTTGACGTAGGGCTGGCCGACGCGCGTGGCCTGCTCGGCGATGACCTCCTGGGCCTGCTTCTTCGTGCCGACGAAGAGGATCGTGCCGCCGTGGGCGACCGTCTCCTTGACGAACTCGTAGGCGCGGTCGATGTAGGACAGCGACTGCTGCAGGTCGATGATGTGGATGCCGCTGCGCTCCGTGAGGATGAAGCGCTTCACTTTCGGGTTCCAGCGACGGGTCTGGTGTCCGAAGTGCACGCCGCTGTCGAGCAGCTGGCGGATGGTGACGACGGCCATGGTCGTTCTCCTGTTTCTTGTGGGTTGATTCTCGCCGGGCCGACGGCCGGGCGGGCCTGGTGCCCGGCACACTCCCGCTCGCCGTGGGACGAGACCGCAGGGAGATGGATGCCGCGCCGATCACGAAGGCGATCGGCGCTCTGGGCACGCGTAGTCACCCCGACGCGCGGGGTGCAGGACAAGCATACCAGCCGACGAGTCCTCGTCCCCCGCTCGCGGATCCGCGGATCTGTCCACCGATCCGCGGGAATCGTCGTCGCGCGAGCCGGACGTCGGC contains:
- a CDS encoding alpha/beta hydrolase, translating into MEIRGPMLLPARREEVELRTRDGLTLVGELAVPADRTPVATLVTLHPLPTAGGFMDSHILRKAAGRLPALADLAVLRFNTRGTTSPRGTSEGTFDGGHAERLDVEAAMDLVRERDLPDPWLVGWSFGTELALKYGREHPVTGAILLSPPLHRASAEEVAAWADDPRRLIAVIPELDDYLRPDEARERFASVPGATLIAVAGGKHLWVGETQTRRVLTEIVAAVHPAALPLATEWHGEAGEATSRSAAG
- a CDS encoding lytic transglycosylase domain-containing protein codes for the protein MTSDLQQTSPTSRALAKRAQPPARRRSRGRGVKSTLALLAVAGLSVAYIGPMSGIIGTPEEAVAAPVTLYVATLKDAQSYQTGSRHTEVGDLGRGDITYTVELIPTPTPTPTPAPASSSSSSSSSDSSGSSDSGESSWAPPFVAPDPGSAQAIAYDMVLSRGWGDDEFSCLVALWNRESGWRVNAYNASSGAYGIPQSLPAEKMASAGADWETNPATQISWGLGYIGDRYGTPCGAWGHSESYGWY
- a CDS encoding DivIVA domain-containing protein, with product MSGSSLFPRDERGRGYDPAAVDAYLERARASFEADEGDEARREVDAAAVRAVGFPLVRGGYSVDAVDMALTRIEEAFAAREREEALARAGARPWVARSRGIGQEILDRMSRPEGARFRRAGLLRYGYRVDEVDIVADRIAAYLETGAPLTVEQVRTVAFRMQRRGYDEAQVDAVLDALIEIMLAVR
- a CDS encoding phosphatidate cytidylyltransferase codes for the protein MTSDSSDPDASRADDASPDDGKHDDATAHIDLPGHVRAVRSEIEHQIERARADFEHVNERINERSGRNLLMAIAIGLAIGIIVIASLIFIKELFLLFVVPVCLLGIFEFSRALQASGRRVDIVPQLVAALALLLTAYFLAADTAWVITFAVVTFVVVWRLIVQMASHDGRRYADVIADVLVAGFVQIYVTFMGSLALVLLRQEHGELWLLTIISVAVATDTGAYASGVMFGKHPMAPRISPKKTWEGFAGAAIASIAVATAMAALLLHLPWWTGPIVGAAILASATIGDLGESMIKRDLGIKDMSSWLPGHGGVLDRLDSLLLSMPAALALYIVLYPLTVA
- the frr gene encoding ribosome recycling factor, which codes for MIADVLTEAAARMDRAVESAKEDFATVRTGRANPQLFQRVLVDYYGSPTPLAQLASVGNPEARTVVITPYDKSALKAIEDAIRDMPNLGANPTNDGALVRVTMPELTAERRKEYVKLVRSKGEDHKVHLRGIRRKVKDELDALTGEVSDDDIARAEKELDALTRTHVDAIDEALKRKEAELLEV
- the pyrH gene encoding UMP kinase; the protein is MTNERTDRRRVLLKLSGEAFGGGQLGVNPDVVSQIAREIAAAVGRVEIAVVVGGGNFFRGAELSQRGMDRGRADYMGMLGTVMNALALQDFLEQAGAATRVQSAISMTQVAEPYIPLRAVRHMQKGRVVIFGAGAGLPYFSTDTVAAQRALEIRADEVLVAKNGVDGVYTADPKRDASAQRIDAITYIDALQRGLKVVDSTAFSLCMDNGIDMRVFGMEPAGNVTKALLGETIGTLVSV
- the tsf gene encoding translation elongation factor Ts, which produces MANFTIADIKALREQLGTGMVDTKKALEEADGDLEKAVEILRLKGAKGNAKRADRSTSEGLVAATEQGGKVTLIELNTETDFVAKNERFIALADQVLAAAAAVGADSVEAALAADADGKTVETLISEEAAIIGEKVELRRVRTLSGDAFEVYLHKTSKDLPPQIGVVVAYSGSDAETARSIAQHISFANPSYLSREDVPAAEVEKEREIVTEISRNEGKPEAALPKIVEGRVGAFFKQVALLEQDYAKDNKLSVAQVAKDAGISITDFARFKVGA
- the rpsB gene encoding 30S ribosomal protein S2, which gives rise to MAVVTIRQLLDSGVHFGHQTRRWNPKVKRFILTERSGIHIIDLQQSLSYIDRAYEFVKETVAHGGTILFVGTKKQAQEVIAEQATRVGQPYVNQRWLGGLLTNFSTVSKRLARMKELEELDFDNPAESGFTKKELLLKKRELDKLHKSLGGIRNLQKTPSAIWVVDAKREHLAIDEAKKLGIPVIGILDTNADPDEFQYPIPGNDDAIRSVGLLTRIVADAAAEGLIQRHQPAGEAEAAEPLAEWERELLEQGGTEAPAETAPAEAAAETAPAAEAEAPAEAAAEAPAAE